One part of the Drosophila teissieri strain GT53w chromosome 3R, Prin_Dtei_1.1, whole genome shotgun sequence genome encodes these proteins:
- the LOC122621266 gene encoding 3-oxoacyl-[acyl-carrier-protein] synthase, mitochondrial — MRVLGKCNILVRQYRNLSTQSGRRRVVVTGCGAVTPLGNNGPESWRRILAGESAISRLSPEFKGLPCQVAAQIPRENLQLDQHLTKSDIKLMSPATQLAVLAAEEALATGKLCPKQLSEEELERFGVCVGMGMFDLAEVYGAWNQLQRGYNRVSPFFVPRLLPSMACGHISMRNGLRGPNHSVSTACATGAHALGDAMRFIRSGDADVMLAGSGEACIDPLSIAGFCRLRALSTAFNDNPAVASRPFDKSRDGFVMGEGAAVLLLEELEHARARGAPILAEILGYGLSGDAYHITSPSDDGAGATLAMKRAIQDAGIAPEDITYVNAHATSTPTGDRIESHAIGRVFGKHTPQVRVSSTKGAHGHLLGSSGNLEALFVVLACAENKIPPSINIDHLDVDVNVITKATKWSSDQKRRVALKNSFGFGGTNASLCIASYIE; from the coding sequence ATGCGAGTTTTAGGAAAGTGCAATATCTTGGTCAGGCAGTACCGTAACTTATCCACGCAATCTGGCCGCCGGAGAGTGGTGGTCACGGGATGTGGAGCAGTCACACCGCTAGGCAACAATGGACCGGAATCCTGGCGACGCATCCTGGCCGGCGAGTCGGCTATTTCTCGGCTAAGTCCGGAGTTCAAGGGATTGCCCTGCCAGGTTGCGGCTCAAATCCCGAGGGAAAACCTACAGCTGGACCAGCACCTGACCAAGTCGGACATAAAGCTGATGAGCCCCGCCACACAGTTGGCCGTAttggcggcggaggaggcctTGGCCACCGGAAAGCTGTGCCCCAAGCAATTAAGCGAGGAAGAGCTTGAGCGGTTTGGAGTATGCGTTGGCATGGGAATGTTCGACCTGGCAGAGGTCTATGGAGCCTGGAACCAGCTACAACGAGGCTACAACAGAGTTAGCCCATTTTTCGTGCCCAGGCTGTTGCCCAGCATGGCGTGTGGTCACATCAGCATGCGAAATGGCTTAAGAGGACCGAACCATTCGGTGTCCACAGCCTGCGCCACTGGGGCCCATGCTCTGGGGGATGCTATGCGGTTTATTCGCAGCGGAGATGCGGATGTGATGCTGGCGGGGAGTGGCGAGGCCTGCATAGACCCCCTCTCTATCGCTGGGTTTTGCAGACTGCGGGCTTTGAGCACCGCATTTAACGATAATCCGGCGGTTGCGTCCAGACCGTTTGACAAATCACGAGATGGCTTCGTAATGGGCGAGGGCGCAGCTGTCCTTTTGCTGGAAGAATTAGAGCACGCCCGCGCTCGGGGAGCTCCTATTCTAGCCGAGATTCTGGGCTACGGATTATCCGGTGATGCCTATCACATAACCTCGCCAAGCGATGATGGTGCCGGAGCCACTCTTGCCATGAAGCGGGCAATACAGGATGCTGGGATTGCACCAGAGGATATTACCTATGTAAACGCTCACGCAACTTCCACGCCTACCGGGGATCGCATTGAGTCACACGCTATAGGTCGTGTTTTTGGGAAACACACTCCCCAGGTAAGGGTTTCCTCCACAAAGGGAGCGCATGGCCACCTGTTGGGCTCCTCCGGCAACCTGGAAGCCCTTTTTGTGGTGCTAGCCTGCGCGGAGAACAAGATTCCGCCCTCCATCAACATAGATCATCTCGATGTGGACGTCAATGTGATCACGAAAGCTACTAAATGGTCATCAGACCAAAAACGACGCGTTGCCCTCAAGAATTCATTTGGCTTCGGAGGAACCAATGCTTCCCTCTGCATTGCTAGCTACATTGAATAG